Proteins from a genomic interval of Microscilla marina ATCC 23134:
- the pstB gene encoding phosphate ABC transporter ATP-binding protein PstB, producing MTAEAKIITRNLDFFYGDFQALKNINAQIDAHTVTALIGPSGCGKSTYLRVLNRMNDLIEGAKVKGEVLIDGQNIYDKKLNINELRKNVGMVFQKPTPFPKSIFENVAYGLRVNGMTENLTERVEKSLKQAALWNEVKDNLKKSALGLSGGQQQRLCIARTIAIQPDIILMDEPTSALDPISASQIEDLIMELKERFTIIIVTHNMQQARRVSDKTAFFYLGDLEEYDETSRIFKSPASEKTQNYIRGKFG from the coding sequence ATGACTGCTGAGGCAAAGATTATTACCCGTAACCTTGATTTTTTTTACGGCGATTTTCAGGCACTTAAAAACATCAATGCCCAAATAGATGCACACACGGTAACCGCCCTGATAGGTCCTTCGGGTTGCGGAAAATCTACTTATTTGCGGGTGCTCAACCGAATGAACGATTTGATAGAGGGAGCCAAAGTAAAAGGGGAAGTCTTGATTGATGGTCAAAATATTTATGATAAAAAACTAAACATCAACGAGTTGCGAAAAAATGTAGGCATGGTATTTCAAAAACCTACACCTTTTCCAAAGTCTATTTTTGAGAATGTAGCCTATGGATTGCGCGTCAATGGTATGACGGAAAACCTCACAGAAAGAGTCGAGAAATCGCTTAAGCAGGCGGCCCTTTGGAATGAAGTGAAGGATAACCTGAAAAAATCGGCCCTGGGTCTTTCCGGGGGGCAACAGCAACGTTTGTGCATTGCCCGCACTATTGCCATTCAACCCGACATTATTTTGATGGATGAGCCTACTTCAGCCCTGGATCCTATTTCAGCCTCGCAAATCGAGGATTTGATTATGGAGCTCAAAGAACGCTTTACCATCATCATTGTGACTCACAATATGCAACAAGCCCGCCGGGTAAGCGACAAAACAGCTTTTTTCTATCTGGGTGACCTGGAAGAGTACGATGAAACTTCCAGAATTTTCAAAAGTCCTGCGTCCGAAAAAACCCAAAATTATATCCGGGGAAAGTTTGGTTGA